The Sesamum indicum cultivar Zhongzhi No. 13 linkage group LG2, S_indicum_v1.0, whole genome shotgun sequence genome contains a region encoding:
- the LOC105179018 gene encoding tryptophan aminotransferase-related protein 4-like — MAKTDQNRYRLVCFIVSVALNVFLIANLCISRKPLSWSTTAAAEAEAVASISCSGHGRAFLDGLIENGKPVCECNACYGGPDCSQLLPNCVADADSGDPLFLEPFWLKNSGRSTVVIPGWHRMSYDYSDNSYISQELEKNIRKLHAITKNAVTDGRYIVFGAGSTQLLNAAVYALSMNMSSPAKVVAEKPFYPVYKEQTEFFKAKLFEFHGDASLLRNGTSNTIENVIEFVASPNNPDGNLKKAVLEGPSVKTIHDYAYYWPHYTAIPAPADEDLMIFTMSKLTGHAGSRFGWAIVKDKDVYENMLKYKSLADSGTSKDTQLRALKLIKVVLEDGGQGIFNFAYKTMRGRWTKLNHVLSLSKRFKLQEIPPSFCKYSQTVRGASPAFAWLKCAKEEDSNCHKVLHHEANILGREGGSFNAEDRYVRLSLVKSADDFNLLLDRLKELVSMEEQNQTLRSS; from the exons ATGGCTAAGACTGATCAAAACCGTTATCGTTTAGTGTGCTTTATTGTTTCCGTTGCTCTCAACGTCTTTCTTATAGCTAATTTGTGCATCAGTAGGAAGCCCTTAAGTTGGAGCACAACGGCGGCAGCAGAAGCAGAAGCTGTGGCGTCCATTTCTTGCTCGGGCCATGGTCGAGCATTTCTGGATGGATTGATTGAAAACGGCAAACCTGTCTGCGAGTGCAATGCATGCTATGGCGGCCCTGATTGCTCTCAACTTTTACCAAACTGTGTTGCAGATGCAGACAG CGGGGATCCATTATTCTTGGAGCCCTTCTGGTTGAAAAATTCAGGCAGAAGCACTGTCGTGATTCCGGGATGGCACAGAATGAGCTACGACTATTCGGATAATTCTTACATTTCACAAGAACTGGAAAAGAACATTCGAAAGCTACATGCCATCACCAAGAATGCAGTCACAGATGGAAGATACATTGTTTTTGGAGCTGGCTCAACCCAACTCCTCAACGCTGCAGTTTACGCCCTTTCCATGAATATGTCCTCACCTGCCAAAGTCGTTGCAGAAAAGCCTTTCTATCCG GTTTATAAAGAACAAACAGAATTCTTCAAAGCAAAGCTGTTTGAGTTTCATGGAGATGCATCCTTATTGAGAAACGGTACTTCAAATACTattgaaaatgtgattgagtTTGTAGCTTCGCCAAATAATCCAGACGGCAACTTAAAGAAAGCTGTCTTAGAAGGCCCTTCTGTGAAAACTATTCATGACTATGCTTATTATTGGCCGCATTACACCGCAATTCCAGCCCCAGCCGATGAAGACCTAATGATTTTTACAATGTCCAAGTTAACTGGCCATGCTGGGAGTAGATTCGG ATGGGCTATAGTGAAAGACAAGGATGTATACGAAAACATGCTGAAATATAAGTCATTGGCTGATTCCGGCACATCAAAGGACACTCAACTAAGAGCATTAAAGCTCATCAAGGTAGTTCTTGAAGATGGTGGCCAAGGAATTTTCAACTTCGCATACAAAACAATGAGAGGTCGATGGACAAAACTAAACCACGTCTTGTCGTTGTCAAAGCGTTTCAAACTCCAAGAAATCCCACCTTCGTTCTGCAAATATTCCCAAACAGTGAGAGGAGCATCTCCAG CTTTCGCATGGCTGAAATGCGCCAAGGAAGAAGATTCAAATTGCCACAAAGTACTCCATCATGAAGCAAACATCCTAGGCCGCGAGGGTGGCTCATTTAATGCAGAGGATCGTTATGTCCGTCTTAGCCTTGTGAAGAGTGCTGATGACTTTAACTTACTATTGGATCGTCTGAAAGAGCTAGTATCCATGGAAGAGCAGAACCAAACTCTACGGAGCTCTTAA